GGAACGGTTCTGCGTCCGCAACAGTGGAGTCACCGCGGTGGTGGAAGGAGTCGGTGATCATGGATGCGAGTACATGACGCGCGGGACCGTGGTGATCCTGGGGCCGACTGGGCGAAACTTTGCGGCCGGTATGAGCGGCGGCTTGGCCTATGTGCTCGATGTCGACGGAAAGTTTGCAACTCGATGCAACATGGGCATGGTGGATATCGTCCCGCTGGAAGAAGACGACTTGCAGTTGGTGCATGACTTGGTGCGCCGCCATTATGCGTACACGCATAGTGCGGTTGCGTGGCGGATCTTGTCGGGCTGGAAGGAATACATAGCCAAGTTCGTGAAGGTGTTTCCCGTCGAATACCAGCAGGTGCTTCGCAAGCAGCACCTGGATTCCGAAGCGGCCAAGCTCGCGAGCATTTGAGGGACGGGACTGCGAGGAGAACGAGAACCATGGGCAAGATCACTGGATTTTTAGAGTTTCGCCGTGAGCTGCCACCGCGCAGGCCGGTGCGGGAGCGACTGCGCGATTGGCGCGAGCTCGAGGGCAAGCACCCGGAGGATCGGCTGCAGACACAAGCCGCACGGTGCATGGACTGCGGGATTCCCTTTTGCCACAAAGGCTGCCCCCTGGGGAACATCATTCCGGATTGGAATGACCTCGTGTACCGTGGCCGCTGGCGCGATGCCATCGAACGACTTCACTCCACCAACAACTTTCCGGACTTTACAGGCCGGGTTTGCCCGGCCCCGTGCGAAGAGGCTTGCGTCCTCAACATCAACGATGACCCGGTGACGATCAAGCAAGTGGAAAAGCAAATTATTGACCATGCCTTCAAAGAGGGGTGGGTGGTTCCGCAAGTACCGGCTCGGCGTACGGGAAAGCGGGTCGCTGTCGTGGGGTCGGGTCCTGCTGGGTTGGCTTGTGCACAGCAGTTGGCACGCGCGGGTCATTGGGTCACAGTGTTCGAGCGCGCCGATCGCATTGGAGGATTGCTGCGATACGGGATACCCGATTTTAAGTTGGAAAAGCATCACATCGATCGGCGTATCGCGCAGATGGAGGCGGAGGGCGTGACGTTTCGCACCAATGTGGATGTCGGTGTGGACATCTCTTACGGGGAACTGCGCAAGCAGTTCGACGCCGTCGTTCTTGCGGGGGGAGCGACCCAGGCTCGTGACCTGCCCATCCCCGGTCGAGAGCTGAAGGGGATCCACTTGGCCATGGAGTTCTTGCCCCAGGCCAATCGTCGCGTTGCCGGAGATGCAGTGCCGGATCAGATTACCGCGAAAGGCAAACGCGTGGCCATTCTGGGTGGTGGGGATACGGGTTCGGACTGTCTGGGTACCTCCAACCGCCAAGGGGCCGTGGCGGTGTACCAGTTCGAGTTGTTGCCCCAGCCCCCCGAAACTCGCACCGAAGAAGTCGCCCCCTGGCCGTACTGGCCGATGATTCTGCGTACATCGTCCTCTCACGAGGAAGGCGTGATTCGCGATTGGAGCATCCAAACAAAGTCGTTTTCTGGCGACGGTAACGGTCACGTAAAAAAGCTGCACGCAGTGCGTCTGGAGTGGGTCAAAGAAAATGGCCGCATGGTGATGCGCGAAGTTCCCGGCAGCGAGTTCAGCCTGGATGTCGACTTGGTCTTGCTGGCGCTGGGGTTCGTCGGCCCCGAGAAGTACTTGTTGGAACAGGCCGGGGTGGCCCTGACGGAGCGCGGCACGGTCGCGGTGGACGAGAACTATATGACGAGCGTTCCTGGCGTCTTCTCGTGCGGAGATATGCGCCGGGGTCAGTCGCTCGTGGTGTGGGCAATTTGGGAAGGCCGAGAGTGCGCCCGCGGCGTAGATGCTTACCTGATGGGCCGGACCGACTTAAAAGCAAGTCCCAACCCCTTCTGAGCCTCGGGCTGTTTATGGAGCGAGGTACTCTCTCCGGACTCAAAGGAATTTTCGCAAGCGGGCCCAGTCCCTTTGAAACGCGTTCCCGCCGTAGCGGCAGTAAGCGATGACTGCCCCGCGCTCTCCAGCACGACACCATCGGCATTGTACTCGGGCGAGTTCCTTCGTTTCGGAACAAAACGACTGGAGCGAATCGGTGGGAAAGCCCACCGTGACGAAGTGTTCACTCCAAGTAGAAGGGCGAGCCCAGTACCAATAATTGTTGTGAGGGCTGGCGATTCGCGTGGCAATGGGATGGCCCCGGGCATAAAATTCCAGGGCAGCGGCCTCCCCATAATTCGTCGCGATCACTGTCACTTTTTCTCGCACGTCCGGTGGCAGCGATGCGACGGCTTCGAGGACTGCACTCGCCAATTCTTGCCAGCCGTAACGGTCGGCTAGATGCTGGGGCAACTCGCTTTCGCCAAAGCGCTCTTCGCGGGGCAAGGGGATGTGGAGCGTGGCAGCATACGAGACCGTTGCGTCGGGACCTAGCACGGGCAACGCGAGGGGAATGCCGGCCAGGCTGGGCAGAAAAAAGGCGCCCAAGACGACCAGTTGTGCCCTTGCGGGCACGCGGAACTTCGATGCCCACCGGACGAGCGCCGCTGCACCGATCGGAATCACAATCGTATAAGCCGGAGCGAGATAATAGGCCCGGCTACTGCCGCTAAACGAAAGTAGCGCAGCCACGGCGAGAAAACTGACACCCAAGAGCAAACATCTTGGTCGAAACTCCCGCTGAAAAACGCATGCCATCGCCCCGCTGATCGCGAGGAGTACCACCAACGGACCGAACACGAGGAGCTGGCTCGTCCAGAAGTCCAAAAAGCTGACATGAGCCATCTTGAGTTGCGTGGCGTTGCGCATGAACTCCAATGTGGGCCATCCGTGCGAGATCTGCCACCACAACCAGGGAATAGCCCCGAAACACAAGGCGAGCCCCACGAGCAATATGCCCCACCTAGTGTGTGCCGATTTCCCGAACTGCACGTATGCTCCCGCCAGCGAGGGCAAGGCAAACCACAGCATGCTGAGTTTGTTGTGGAAGCCCAACACAAACACGGCGGCTAGGAGGTACCAGTGCGCTGGCTTCCCCTCGGCTGCAATACGAACCCAAAGGCGAGCCGCAAGGACCCAAAACAATGGCTCCCAAACGTTCATCGAATAAAAGCTGTGCAACGCGAGGAATCCGGGCGCGAAGGCGAGCGCAAAAACTGTCCAGGCTTGGGCTCGCTGCCCCGCCCCGACGTCACGTGCCAGGCGGCTAGCGAGAAATAAGGTGAGGCAGGCAATGCAAAGGGCCAAGAGTCGCAAGACGATGAGCGAGCTGCCTGCTTCTCGCAGAAGGTGGAGGACCCCTATGGAAAACGCCGGGTGATCCACATAGCTCCAGTCGAGGCGGCGCGCGCAAGCGAGGTAGTACAATTCATCGCGGAACCAGTCGTCGCGATGGAGTGCAAGGCCGTGTAGCAGCGCCTTGACTGCAAGGAGGAAGGGGAGGGCCAACGCCGCTTTGATGCCCGAGTGCAGACGCGGCCGTGCGAAACACTTCATGAACCCCGGTTCCGCGGTAGGTGCTCCCGTATGGCGGCATCGAGTAACGGGAGGACAGCGTGAATGTCGCCAACCACCCCGAGGTCACTGTGGCGAAACACTGGGGCACGCGGGTTGCGGTTGACTGCAACGACGACCCCGGCACGGCGCACGCCGACCATGTGCTCGAACGCACCCCGAATGCCAAACGCGAGGTAGAGCTTGGGGGCGATAGAGCGACCCGTCAGGCCGACTTGCAATTGGCGCGGTAACCAGCCTTCGTCCGCTACGTCGCGAGTGGTGCATAGAGCGGCCCCGAGGCGCTGGGCGAACGAGCGCACAGCGGGGATCCCCTCCCGACCAACTCCCTTGCCGACCCCAACTACGATCGCCGCCCGGTCGAGGTCGGCACCCAGGTCCGGTAAGATTGCACCACCGATTCGTTGCACGTCGAATCCGAATCGGTGCGGGCCCGCGTCTTGTACCGTCAAGATCGCTTGCTCCCCCGCCTGCGGGATCGTGGGTTCGAGCGGAAACACCCCGGGGCGGATTGTTGCCATTTCGGGGAGGGTGCGCGAGGAGATCACCGCGACAATGCTTCCGCCAAAGACTGGCTTGTACTGCAGCAGCGCGCCCATTGGGTCGAGCCCTAGGTCGATGCAATCGGCGGTTAACCCGAGACCGAGACGGGCAGCGATTCGAGGGAGCACGTCGCGCCCATAGGTGGTGGACGGTCCCAGGACAAAGCGCGGGCGGTAGTGCGAAATCAGCTCGGTGAGGCGAGCTGCGTGCTCCCATGGAAGGTACGAAGCGCAGGCGGGGCCCGTGATCACAGTTGCCCGGCGAACGCCGTACTTTTTGAGCGCGTCCTCTGGTACAGGGACGGTTACGTCGCAAAGCACCAAATGAAGCTCCCCGTTCATGGCGTGAGCGAGCTCGCGCGCTTTGCCACACAGTTCCCAAGTGACGGGTGCAATTTGACCGTTTCGGACCTCGCCGACGACGATCACATCTTTCGGGTCCGTGGTCACCGGGCGCGGCAGCTCTGGTGCAAACCCTCGGACTTCCTGGATGTTCCAGTTTTCGAACGCCCCGTATTCTCGAACCAAAATTTCCACGAGAAGCTTCACGCTGTGTTCGAGTGAGGTCTCCGATACAACGAGTTGCCTGCGGTTGCTGGGCACCTCGGTGAGTTCCAGAACCCGAGTTGGCGATCCCTCGAAGCCGACGTCTTGGGGAGACAGGCTGAGGTCACCGGCGGACAAGATAATGATTTCGCGGCCCTCGGCCTCGGCGCGCTCGGTTTTCGAGGGAAAGCGCTCCGGTGCGATCCCTTCCGTGACGGCGAGCAGCACAGGCGTGCCCACTTGTAAGCTTTCCCACCCGAGGTCCGTTTCACGTTCCAACTCGAACCGGAGTGGCTGAATCCCGGCGGGTTGGATCTTTTGCACCATCGAGACATGTGGGATTGCGAGCAACTCCGCCAATTCAGGGCCGACTTGCGAGGTTTCTGCGTCGACGCTGTACCGCCCGCACAGGATCAGGTCGGCCCGTTCCTTACGAAAGTACCCCGCCAGCGCCCGTGCTGTGGCGAGCGTGTCCGAACCCCTCAGTGCGGGGTCTGTTACCAGGACTGCTCGGTCTGCGCCGAGGGCGAGCGCCTCCACCAGCGCCTCCCGCGCTTGGGGCGGGCCAACACTGAGGGCAGTGACTGTTATTCCAGGGCGGCTCTTTTTGAACTCCGTGGCCCAAACCAGCGCCCGCGCGTCAAAAGAGTTGATTTCGAGCGGAACGCCTTCCCGCTGCACAGTCTTCGTGGCTTGGTTGAATTTTAAAGCAGCGACCGACGGCACCTGCTTTACGCACACAACGATATGCATCGACTCCTCCTCGAACTGCACGGGCTGACGGCCACGAATAGCCCCGTCTATGTAACGCGGTGAAGCTACACAAGGGCAAAAGGGCAAGTGTAACTGCCCGCCACTCGGTACCCGGGAAACCTCACTCCGTCCGGGTGACGGCCTTGGAAGAACTCACTGTGAGCCGCAGCTCGACCCGAAGCCGATGCAACAAAAAGGCGGTCGGAAGCTTCCGTCGGGTGTGCACTTTGACCACGGGTGCCCGCCCGGGAGTCTTATCCGCAGAAGGAGGCGATCACCACTCGGTCAGGCGTTCCCCTGCCGCGGCGGATACCCACAACCGTACCGCTTCCACAGGGCAGAAGATTCACTGCCCGTTGAAGCGTATCCGTCAGGACATGCCGTTCGAACCTTGAGTCACGCCACTCTTGCTAGGCTCGAGGTCTTCGATATTTTCCGCGGCAATCTGACTCAGAAGACTTTCCATCGCGCGCCGCGCTAAACGACTGGGAGTAATGTGACCATTCTCCCACCGGTTGACTGTGGATACAGTGACTCCGATCGCATGAGCAAACTCCTCCTGAGTCATGTTCAGCCGCCGGCGGATTGCCGCGATCGGGAAAGCTTTCTCGCGCTGCTCATTGTTTGGCATACATCCCCCTCGTGCTTGCGGGTTCGCTTTCCTAGGGGCATGCACTAGATGTGCCACCTGCTTTGGGGATTGAATGGATGCAAGCTGCCTTGGTCGGCGGTGTTAATGAAATGACAATCGGCAAAATATCGGACAACCCTTGTGGGGGGGTTGGTGTGACGGGGTTTTAGGCGACCGCAGTTCGGTCGCAATGCGGTAGAAAGAACGCGAAAAAAGGGTTGCGCGAGAAGTAAGACTTTGCCAAAAGGGATAACTGCGACCAGGCCTAATCTCCTGTTACGAGTTTTCGAGGAGAGCGGAGGACCCAAAGTTTTCGGGGTGAATCTCGGCAAGGTAAATCGGTGTCGAGTAGGGCAACTCTTTGAGCCCGAACCCGTCAGCTAACTTCGTCGGCCTTCAAGGAGAGGATGGATCGCAGCCGCACGGTGTGCGGGGCGATCCGGAAGACGAGCCTCTCCAGGCGTCGCAAAAGACAAATGGAGGGGACCGATGGAAATACTTCGAGTTAGCAAGCTCGGAATGGCGCTGGTGACGGTAGTTATGGGTATTGGCCTGCAGTTACCAGCGCCGACGTTGCTGGCTGGAAAAACGCTGCCCCGTGGGGTCGGTAAAAAGGCTGCGGTAGGTAAGTTTCGCAATGCCCCAGAGCGGCTGGTTGTGCGGGCGTCATGGTATGGAGAGAAGTTCCACGGGCGACCTGCAGCGAACGGGAAGAGCTTTGATGCATCGGCCCACACCGCGGCGCACCGTTCTTTCCAATTGGGAACCAAACTCGAGGTGACGAACCCGCGGAACGGGAAGAAAGTCATTGTGGAGGTAACCGATCGGGGCCCGTTTGTGCCAGGGCGAGACTTGGATTTGTCTTACGGGGCAGCTCGGGAACTCGGTATTGTGCGGGCCGGAGTGGCAAAGGTGCACATCAGAGTCATAGACGCGGCAGACCTTGCGGCGGGAGAGCCGATCGTAATTGCGTCCACTGCGGAGGGCAGTGCGGGAGCATGGCCACGGGCAATCGTCCGGTAAAGTCGGTACGGCCTCTTCAACTAGAAGGGACCATTGAGCGTATTTTGGTGGCCACCGATTTGTCCCCCGTGGGCAATCGAGCGGTGGAATACGCACGCATGCTGGCAGACGGACTCGGAGCTAACGTATTTGTCGTACACGTCGTGCCGCCGGTTTTGCAGGTCGAAGGCGTGGATGCAGCAGCCGTGGCTCGGCAGGGTGAGGCTTGGGCACGGCAGCAGCTTGCGAATATCGACATTGATCCAGGTTGTATCACGATTGTTCACGGACCAGTTGTAGATTCGATCGCGAAAGAGGCTCGAAGGCGGCGCGCTGATGTGGTGGTGGTAGGATCTCGGGGCCTGGGGGGCTGGAAGAAATGGGTGCTCGGCAGTGTCGCTCAAAGTTTGTTGCAAAGCGCACCCTGCCCGGTGCTCGTCGTGCCAAAGGGGATACGGCTTGCGAAGACGCGGCCATTGCGAGGCCGCCGCGGGGCTTCGAAGTGAGCAGTGATTAGCGCAAGGCCAGCAAGGCCTTGCGGATCATTTTGCTCGATGTTTCCTGCGGTCGCGCCTGCGCTCTCGTAAAGCGCCGCTCAAGCGGCGAATACGGTGTCCCAGAGCCGCGATCAAAGACCAGTCTGGTCCGCTGAGTGGCCATTTTTCCGGCCGTCGTTCCGTTGCACGGGATAAGACGCGAGAAAGGGCGCGCCCGGCGGATGCGAGGTTTACCAGCACGGAGCGCAAGTTTTGCGCTCGTTGCAATTTGACGGTGGGCGACTGAAAGCGCGGCCGACGACGGCCGGTAGGACTGAGGACTTCAACGAGTTGCTGGTGCAGTTCGACGAGCCGCTTGACGTTGCTTTGCACCGCCCGAGCGCTCAACTCGGCCACCTCATCCATGCGATTTTTGGATTTCTTTTCGTCGGGAAGCACGCGCGGACCCTCTTAGGGAGAGAGAAGTAAACTGTCGAGACCAAGGTGCGAGAATTCCTTTGCGGCAGTGCAGAATTAGAGTTGACCAGACGGACCCATGAGGCGATAAGACACGCGCTGTGTGTTCTGCGGGTGTGGGTTGGGCTACGGAGAGGAGCCGTCAAATCGGCGGTGCGATTCTGGTTTTTCTCGTCCTGCACGTGGCTCCTGCACTGTTTGCTGAAGACCTGTGCGACGTTCGTAGCGCTGGAATCCGAAAGGCGGCATTTGAACAGTGCTTGTTTGCTGGGTCCGACCCGGTTGTGTTGGCGCTCGACCGAAACAAGGACGGCAGAGTGACCGTTGCCGACTACGTGTGGGAGGTCAACCAGCGCATTCTCGCTGAATTGGGTCCGCGCGTAATCTACGTGGGTATAGCGGGCGCGGACGGCACGGTGATTTCTCCCATCGGCGAGGAAGGTGGTGTGCCCGTATTTCAGAGACCAGGTGGCAGCGGCTTTCATCTCGTCATTGAAGCCGCCCCCGGAGGGTCGGGACGGCCGGTTGGGGGTAACGTGGTTGCCGTCGCGCCACCCGGAGCGGAGCGGCCCGACCTACAGATCGCTTTTAGCCGACCACTCGGCAGCGGTGACGCTGCTGTTTGCGAAGATGGTGTGCCTCCGATCGATCCGCCCGATTTTGGGGACGACCCTCGTCTCACGGCCATTTTTCAGGACGCGAGCTGTGGTTTTGGGGTGGCTCTGGGAGAGCCTCGTGCGTGCACGATCGATGAGTTCGGCCGCCCGCGTTTCGTCTTCGCCGGTCTCACGACGGTGCAGTTCTGCGCACTGATTGACGCTTCGCGCGCCTTTCCGTTGGGCGATACCTTGCTGACCGTCCGGGTTCGGGACGTGGGTGGACACTTGGGTCCGCCCGCCCAAATGCTCTTACGTATCGGCGCCGTACCCGTTTCGACACTGACACGTTCGCCCACGCCTACACCTACGCCTACGGCGCTGCCGAGCACTCCCACACCAACGCGGACGGCTACCCTGACGATGGTCGCGCGCAGCTTCACGCCGACGCGCACACCGACCCCACAAAGTACCACGCGACCAGAACCAACTCCAACGCAGACGTTCTCTGCGCGTCCTACGTCCACGCGCACCTTCTCGCCCATCGCGACCCGGTCGCCAACTGTGACAAGAACTCTTACCCGGTCGGTGTCGCCGACGCCAACGCCGACGCGCTCTCCCTCGTCCACTGAGTTACCACCCACAAGTGCCGCAACGTCTTCGGTTAGTCCGACACGTACGCCGTCTCCGACCGTCTCGAATCCGGCCGTTACGAGATCACCTACGCGGACGGTCTCCGCA
This genomic interval from Candidatus Binatia bacterium contains the following:
- the gltD gene encoding dihydropyrimidine dehydrogenase subunit A, with the protein product MGKITGFLEFRRELPPRRPVRERLRDWRELEGKHPEDRLQTQAARCMDCGIPFCHKGCPLGNIIPDWNDLVYRGRWRDAIERLHSTNNFPDFTGRVCPAPCEEACVLNINDDPVTIKQVEKQIIDHAFKEGWVVPQVPARRTGKRVAVVGSGPAGLACAQQLARAGHWVTVFERADRIGGLLRYGIPDFKLEKHHIDRRIAQMEAEGVTFRTNVDVGVDISYGELRKQFDAVVLAGGATQARDLPIPGRELKGIHLAMEFLPQANRRVAGDAVPDQITAKGKRVAILGGGDTGSDCLGTSNRQGAVAVYQFELLPQPPETRTEEVAPWPYWPMILRTSSSHEEGVIRDWSIQTKSFSGDGNGHVKKLHAVRLEWVKENGRMVMREVPGSEFSLDVDLVLLALGFVGPEKYLLEQAGVALTERGTVAVDENYMTSVPGVFSCGDMRRGQSLVVWAIWEGRECARGVDAYLMGRTDLKASPNPF